One stretch of Saccharopolyspora erythraea DNA includes these proteins:
- a CDS encoding RidA family protein has product MAVQLLTPEGMFAPVPYHHVSINTGTRQVHVAGQIARDAEGNPVATGDLAGQVAHALRNTARGLAGAGASFGDVVRLRFFVTHWSPDKYDDFIAGIERVADELGIPRPLPPVSAIGVDYLFEPDVLVEVEAFAVLD; this is encoded by the coding sequence ATGGCCGTGCAGCTGCTGACCCCGGAAGGCATGTTCGCTCCCGTTCCGTATCACCACGTCTCGATCAACACGGGTACTCGCCAGGTGCACGTGGCCGGCCAGATCGCGCGCGACGCCGAGGGCAATCCCGTCGCGACAGGCGACCTCGCCGGGCAGGTCGCGCACGCGCTGCGCAACACGGCACGCGGCCTGGCCGGGGCCGGAGCGAGCTTCGGCGACGTCGTACGCCTCCGGTTCTTCGTCACGCACTGGAGCCCGGACAAGTACGACGACTTCATCGCGGGCATCGAGCGCGTCGCGGACGAGCTCGGGATACCGCGGCCGTTGCCACCCGTGTCGGCGATCGGCGTCGACTACCTTTTCGAGCCCGACGTGCTCGTCGAGGTCGAGGCGTTCGCCGTGCTCGACTGA
- a CDS encoding helix-turn-helix transcriptional regulator, with product MVRNPLTPEQIEAGRRLGILLREARANRDLGDVAHAAGMSPETLRKIETGRLPTPAFGTIACLSEVLDLPIQDLAAAWRNGARLEVAS from the coding sequence GTGGTTCGCAATCCGCTCACGCCCGAACAGATCGAGGCCGGCAGGCGTCTGGGGATACTGCTGCGTGAAGCGCGAGCAAACCGGGATCTCGGCGACGTGGCGCACGCGGCCGGCATGTCGCCGGAGACGTTGCGCAAGATCGAGACCGGCCGGCTCCCGACCCCCGCGTTCGGCACGATCGCCTGCCTCAGCGAGGTACTCGACCTGCCGATACAAGACCTGGCCGCCGCGTGGCGCAATGGCGCGCGGCTTGAAGTGGCGTCGTGA
- the map gene encoding type I methionyl aminopeptidase: MIELKSPAEIERMRTTGQFVAQILSELGELADVGVNLLDLEHHARSLIRQRGAQSCYWDYAPSFGKGPFRNVICLSVNDAVLHGLPHDYALRDGDVLTMDLAVGIDGWVADSARTIIVGTPADDDLRLLRATEEALSAGIEAARPGNRLGDVSAAIGAVATGYGYPINTEFGGHGLGRTMHEDPHVPNKGRAGRGLKLRAGMTLALEPWFARTTDRIVFDPDGWTIRSADGSRTAHSEHTVAITEDGPQVLTQRVPHHADSTSA; the protein is encoded by the coding sequence GTGATCGAGTTGAAGTCGCCCGCAGAGATCGAGCGGATGCGCACCACTGGGCAGTTCGTCGCCCAGATCCTGTCCGAGCTCGGCGAACTCGCCGACGTGGGCGTCAACCTCCTCGACCTGGAACACCACGCGCGCAGCCTGATCCGCCAACGCGGGGCGCAATCCTGCTACTGGGACTACGCCCCGTCATTCGGCAAAGGCCCGTTCCGCAACGTCATCTGCCTGTCGGTCAACGACGCGGTGCTGCACGGACTGCCCCACGACTACGCGCTGCGCGACGGCGACGTCCTCACCATGGACCTCGCGGTCGGGATCGACGGCTGGGTCGCCGACTCCGCCCGAACCATCATCGTGGGCACCCCAGCCGACGACGACCTGCGACTCCTCCGCGCGACCGAGGAAGCGCTCAGTGCCGGCATCGAGGCCGCGAGACCAGGCAACCGGCTGGGCGATGTCTCAGCGGCGATCGGGGCGGTCGCCACCGGCTATGGCTACCCGATCAACACCGAGTTCGGCGGCCACGGGCTCGGACGGACCATGCACGAGGACCCCCATGTCCCCAACAAGGGCCGCGCGGGCCGCGGCCTCAAGCTCCGAGCGGGCATGACCCTGGCACTCGAACCCTGGTTCGCCCGCACCACCGACCGGATCGTCTTCGACCCCGATGGCTGGACCATCCGCTCGGCCGATGGCTCGCGCACCGCCCACTCCGAGCACACGGTCGCGATCACAGAAGACGGCCCCCAGGTGCTCACCCAACGCGTGCCACATCACGCGGACTCGACCTCGGCATAA
- the dnaB gene encoding replicative DNA helicase, translating to MADERGAEPSPGGGGSANYDGSFERQPPQDIAAEQSVLGGMMLSKDAIADVVEVLRPNDFYRPAHQAIYDCVLDLYGRGEPADAITVSAELDRRQELLRVGGAPYMHTLIATVPTAANAGYYAEIVAEKALLRRLVEAGTRIVQLGYHGSEGSPIEEVVDRAQAAIYDVTERRTSEDYAALEDLLQPTMDEIDAIASRGGESLGIPTGFSDLDAVTNGLHPGQMIIVAARPGVGKALALDTPLPTPYGWTTMGGVQVGDELLGSDGTPTTVVAATEVMDDRPCYEVEFSDGSVIVADAEHQWKVTTRARRRQITENKTSLYWEQSAIARVQAVYEQSLAEQDQLISSREALALIGEEFRNTLHRIVTKVWRGTKELRPFSGQMRSGTVPTPVFSRQEFLGELYDWITRPMNASTKATHSEIATTKDIFDQLRCSDGRLNFAVPTTAPLSLPDSEVLVPPYTLGAWLGDGHSRGARITTEDPQILVNIEDEGLIVKQQGETVTYGLSLPEVPGTRECIVCGATFHPSYRSVRACSYACAGKGRSLGVQPEPLTCIDCDNPRRGSGARCNECHAHHGTAVGALRSLGVLGNKHIPAEYLRASERQRRALLAGLLDTDGTVGAGGSVQFGVVDERLARDVQELIASLGYRCSLSTKQVKGRTEDSSTFYQLTFTTEDEVFRLERKNLLHKQRRNATNTRRSESRYITDVRPVPSVPVRCVQVDAHDHLYLASRSMIPTHNSTLGLDFARSVSIKHGMASVIFSLEMGKTEIVMRMLSAEARIRLGDMRGGRMTDDDWTRLARRMSEISEAPLFVDDSPNLTMMEIRAKARRLKQRNDIQLVVVDYMQLMTSGKRVESRQQEVSEFSRNLKLLAKELEVPVVAISQLNRGPEQRTDKRPQLSDLRESGSLEQDADMVILIHRPDAFERDDPRMGEADLILAKHRAGPTSTITVAHQLHYSRFVDMAQE from the coding sequence TTGGCCGACGAACGAGGAGCCGAACCTTCCCCCGGCGGCGGCGGATCCGCGAACTACGACGGGTCGTTCGAACGGCAGCCCCCGCAGGACATCGCCGCCGAGCAGTCCGTCCTCGGCGGCATGATGCTGAGCAAGGACGCCATCGCCGACGTCGTGGAAGTGCTGCGGCCCAACGACTTCTACCGCCCGGCCCACCAGGCCATCTACGACTGCGTCCTCGACCTGTACGGGCGCGGTGAGCCCGCCGACGCGATCACCGTGTCCGCCGAGCTCGACCGCAGGCAGGAACTGCTGCGCGTCGGCGGCGCCCCGTACATGCACACCCTCATCGCGACGGTGCCGACCGCCGCGAACGCCGGCTACTACGCCGAGATCGTCGCCGAGAAGGCGCTGCTGCGGCGGCTGGTCGAGGCAGGCACGCGCATCGTGCAGCTCGGCTACCACGGCTCGGAGGGCTCACCGATCGAGGAGGTCGTCGACCGCGCGCAGGCCGCGATCTACGACGTCACCGAGCGCAGGACCAGCGAGGACTACGCCGCCCTCGAGGACCTCCTGCAGCCCACGATGGACGAGATCGACGCCATCGCCTCCCGCGGCGGCGAGTCCCTGGGCATCCCGACCGGCTTCAGCGACCTCGACGCAGTCACCAACGGCCTGCACCCCGGACAGATGATCATCGTCGCGGCCAGGCCCGGTGTCGGCAAGGCTTTGGCATTGGACACGCCGCTGCCTACGCCATACGGCTGGACGACGATGGGCGGGGTCCAGGTCGGTGACGAGTTGCTGGGTTCAGACGGGACCCCCACCACCGTTGTCGCCGCTACCGAGGTCATGGACGACCGACCGTGCTATGAAGTCGAGTTCTCCGATGGCTCTGTGATCGTCGCCGACGCCGAACACCAGTGGAAGGTCACCACCCGAGCCCGCCGCCGCCAGATCACCGAGAACAAGACGTCCCTGTACTGGGAGCAATCGGCCATCGCGCGAGTCCAGGCCGTCTATGAGCAATCCTTGGCCGAGCAGGACCAGCTCATCAGCTCCAGGGAAGCCCTTGCGCTGATTGGCGAGGAGTTCCGGAACACGCTCCACCGCATCGTTACCAAGGTGTGGCGCGGAACCAAGGAGCTTCGCCCCTTCTCTGGCCAGATGCGTAGTGGAACCGTTCCCACCCCGGTGTTCTCCAGGCAGGAGTTCCTGGGCGAGCTGTACGACTGGATCACTCGCCCGATGAACGCCTCCACCAAGGCGACGCACAGCGAGATCGCCACGACCAAGGACATCTTCGATCAACTGCGATGCTCGGACGGCCGGCTGAACTTCGCCGTGCCCACCACTGCTCCCCTGTCGCTGCCGGACAGTGAAGTGCTCGTTCCGCCCTACACGCTGGGCGCCTGGCTCGGTGACGGTCACTCGCGGGGTGCTCGGATCACGACAGAAGACCCGCAGATCCTCGTCAACATCGAAGATGAAGGGCTCATCGTCAAGCAGCAGGGAGAGACCGTCACCTACGGGCTCAGCCTCCCGGAAGTGCCGGGCACGCGGGAGTGCATTGTCTGCGGTGCGACCTTCCACCCGAGTTACCGGAGCGTGCGGGCTTGCTCCTACGCGTGCGCCGGGAAGGGGCGCTCTCTGGGGGTTCAGCCGGAACCGTTGACGTGCATCGATTGCGACAACCCGCGGAGGGGTTCGGGTGCGCGATGCAACGAGTGCCACGCCCACCACGGAACGGCCGTTGGCGCCCTGCGTTCGCTGGGCGTGCTGGGGAACAAGCACATCCCGGCTGAATACCTCCGGGCTTCTGAGCGACAGCGCCGGGCTTTGCTGGCTGGACTGCTGGATACGGACGGCACCGTAGGGGCCGGGGGATCAGTTCAGTTCGGGGTCGTGGATGAGCGGCTCGCACGGGACGTGCAAGAGCTCATCGCCAGCTTGGGCTACCGGTGTTCGTTGAGCACCAAGCAGGTGAAGGGGCGAACCGAGGATTCGTCGACCTTCTACCAACTGACCTTCACGACCGAGGACGAGGTGTTCCGACTCGAGCGCAAGAACTTGCTGCACAAGCAGCGGAGGAACGCGACGAACACGCGGCGCTCCGAGTCTCGTTACATCACGGATGTGCGGCCAGTCCCGAGTGTGCCGGTCAGGTGCGTGCAGGTAGACGCGCACGACCACCTTTACCTCGCGAGCCGGTCGATGATCCCGACGCACAACTCCACCCTCGGGCTGGACTTCGCCCGGTCGGTGTCGATCAAGCACGGCATGGCCAGCGTCATCTTCTCCCTGGAGATGGGCAAGACCGAGATCGTGATGCGCATGCTCTCCGCCGAGGCCCGCATCCGGCTCGGCGACATGCGCGGCGGCCGGATGACCGACGACGACTGGACGCGGCTGGCGCGGCGGATGAGCGAGATCAGCGAGGCGCCGCTGTTCGTCGACGACTCACCGAACCTGACCATGATGGAGATCCGCGCGAAGGCCCGAAGGCTCAAGCAGCGCAACGACATCCAGCTCGTCGTGGTCGACTACATGCAGCTGATGACCTCGGGCAAGCGCGTCGAGTCGCGTCAGCAGGAGGTCTCGGAGTTCTCCCGGAACCTCAAGCTGCTGGCCAAGGAGCTTGAGGTTCCGGTGGTGGCGATCTCGCAGCTCAACCGAGGTCCCGAACAGCGCACGGACAAGAGGCCGCAGCTGTCGGACCTGCGCGAGTCGGGTTCGCTGGAGCAGGATGCCGACATGGTCATCCTCATCCACCGCCCCGACGCCTTCGAACGCGACGACCCGCGCATGGGCGAGGCGGACCTGATCCTGGCCAAGCACCGCGCCGGCCCGACCTCCACCATCACCGTGGCCCACCAGCTGCACTACAGCCGTTTCGTGGACATGGCCCAGGAATAG
- the rplI gene encoding 50S ribosomal protein L9 has product MKIILTADVTGLGESGDIVEVKDGYARNLLLPRGLAIVATKGAQKQVETIRRTQEAKRVRNLEHAQELKQQLQGLGLVNLTAKVSKQGKLFGSITAADIVSAVRKAGGPNIDKRSVDTRGHIKSLGKHAVDVRLHPDVKASVSVQISAAS; this is encoded by the coding sequence GTGAAGATCATCCTCACCGCTGACGTGACCGGCCTCGGCGAGTCCGGCGACATCGTCGAGGTCAAGGACGGCTACGCCCGCAACCTGCTCCTGCCCCGCGGCCTGGCGATCGTGGCCACCAAGGGCGCGCAGAAGCAGGTCGAGACGATCCGCCGCACCCAGGAGGCCAAGCGGGTCCGCAACCTGGAGCACGCCCAGGAGCTCAAGCAGCAGCTGCAGGGCCTGGGCCTGGTCAACCTGACCGCCAAGGTCTCCAAGCAGGGCAAGCTGTTCGGTTCGATCACCGCCGCCGACATCGTCTCCGCGGTGCGCAAGGCCGGTGGCCCGAACATCGACAAGCGCTCGGTCGACACCCGCGGGCACATCAAGTCCCTGGGCAAGCACGCCGTCGACGTGCGACTGCACCCCGACGTCAAGGCGTCGGTCAGCGTTCAGATCTCCGCCGCGAGCTGA
- the rpsR gene encoding 30S ribosomal protein S18, translating into MAKAPVRKPKKKVCVFCKDKAAQSIDYKDTTLLRKYISDRGKIRARRVTGNCSQHQRDVAIAVKNAREMALLPYTSTAR; encoded by the coding sequence ATGGCCAAGGCGCCCGTGCGCAAGCCGAAGAAGAAGGTCTGCGTGTTCTGCAAGGACAAGGCCGCGCAGAGCATCGACTACAAGGACACGACGCTGCTGCGGAAGTACATCTCCGACCGCGGCAAGATCCGTGCCCGTCGCGTGACCGGCAACTGCAGCCAGCACCAGCGCGACGTCGCCATCGCGGTGAAGAACGCCCGCGAGATGGCGCTGCTGCCCTACACCTCGACCGCTCGCTGA
- a CDS encoding single-stranded DNA-binding protein produces MAGETVITVVGNLTADPELRFTPSGAAVANFTVASTPRTFDRQSGEWKDGEALFLRCNIWRQAAENVAESLTRGMRVVVQGRLRQRSFETKEGEKRTVVELEVDEIGPSLRYATAKVNKVSRSGGGFGGPSGGAPPADDPWGSAPPAGSGGGFSDEPPF; encoded by the coding sequence ATGGCTGGTGAAACGGTAATCACGGTGGTCGGCAACCTGACCGCCGACCCGGAACTGCGCTTCACCCCGTCCGGCGCCGCGGTGGCGAACTTCACGGTCGCCTCCACGCCCCGGACGTTCGACCGCCAGAGCGGCGAGTGGAAGGACGGCGAGGCGCTGTTCCTGCGCTGCAACATCTGGCGGCAGGCGGCGGAGAACGTCGCGGAGTCGCTCACCCGCGGCATGCGGGTGGTCGTGCAGGGCCGGCTGCGCCAGCGTTCCTTCGAGACGAAGGAAGGCGAGAAGCGCACCGTCGTCGAGCTGGAGGTCGACGAGATCGGCCCCTCGCTGCGCTACGCGACCGCGAAGGTCAACAAGGTCAGCCGCAGCGGTGGCGGGTTCGGCGGCCCCAGTGGGGGCGCCCCGCCCGCGGACGACCCGTGGGGTTCGGCCCCGCCTGCCGGTTCCGGCGGCGGGTTCAGCGACGAGCCGCCGTTCTAA
- the rpsF gene encoding 30S ribosomal protein S6, with amino-acid sequence MRHYELMVILDPSLDERTVAPSLENFLNVIRNDGGSVEKVDVWGRRRLAYEIDKQAEGIYVVLDLNSEPASVKELDRQLNLNETVLRTKVLRRVVEPRKAARVARAAAKAAKPRTEAPA; translated from the coding sequence ATGCGTCATTACGAGCTCATGGTCATCCTCGACCCGAGCCTGGACGAGCGCACTGTCGCTCCGTCACTGGAAAACTTCCTCAACGTCATCCGCAACGACGGTGGCAGCGTCGAGAAGGTCGACGTCTGGGGCCGCCGCCGGCTCGCCTACGAGATCGACAAGCAGGCCGAGGGCATCTACGTGGTCCTCGACCTCAACAGCGAGCCGGCCTCCGTCAAGGAGCTGGACCGCCAGCTGAACCTCAACGAGACGGTGCTGCGGACCAAGGTCCTGCGCCGGGTTGTCGAGCCGCGCAAGGCGGCCCGCGTGGCCCGCGCCGCGGCCAAGGCGGCCAAGCCCCGCACCGAGGCGCCCGCCTGA
- a CDS encoding deoxyribonuclease IV, translating to MRIGAHVRDDDPLSAAAERGAEVVQFFLSDPQGWKAPKPHPQADQLRESDLTVFIHSPYVINVASLNNRIRIPSRKLVTQQAKAAATVGAQGLVVHGGHVTKDDDPAEGVANWRKMFERQADEGGFEVPVLIENTAGGANAMARQFDALARLWDAVGEFGAGFCLDTCHAHAAGEELLDIVDRVKAITGRIDLVHLNDSRDGFGSSRDRHANIGAGKIDPELLVAVCSSAGAPVVVETPGEGQADDIAYLRERCPS from the coding sequence ATGCGCATCGGTGCCCACGTCCGCGACGACGATCCGCTGTCCGCCGCCGCCGAGCGCGGCGCCGAGGTCGTTCAGTTCTTCCTGTCCGACCCCCAGGGCTGGAAGGCCCCGAAACCGCACCCGCAGGCCGACCAGCTGCGCGAGAGCGACCTGACGGTGTTCATCCACTCCCCGTACGTGATCAACGTGGCGTCGCTGAACAACCGGATCCGCATCCCGTCCCGCAAGCTGGTCACCCAGCAGGCGAAGGCCGCGGCGACGGTCGGCGCGCAGGGCCTGGTGGTGCACGGCGGGCACGTGACCAAGGACGACGACCCGGCCGAGGGCGTGGCCAACTGGCGCAAGATGTTCGAGCGCCAGGCCGACGAGGGCGGCTTCGAGGTGCCGGTGCTGATCGAGAACACCGCGGGCGGGGCCAACGCGATGGCCCGCCAGTTCGACGCGCTGGCCCGGCTGTGGGACGCGGTCGGCGAGTTCGGCGCGGGGTTCTGCCTGGACACCTGCCACGCGCACGCCGCGGGCGAGGAGCTGCTCGACATCGTCGACCGGGTCAAGGCGATCACCGGCCGGATCGACCTGGTGCACCTCAACGACTCCAGGGACGGCTTCGGCTCGTCGCGGGACCGCCACGCCAACATCGGCGCCGGGAAGATCGACCCGGAGCTGCTGGTGGCGGTCTGCTCCAGCGCCGGAGCCCCGGTCGTCGTGGAGACGCCGGGCGAGGGCCAGGCCGACGACATCGCGTACCTGCGCGAGCGCTGCCCGTCGTGA
- a CDS encoding glycosyltransferase family 87 protein — translation MAGLVALCLLTAATMFLGYANKERCTGPEFNEWGRSGPAYQERSYGEVCYSDIQNLWIGRDIDRHTFPYVHGGIDEDGSLYGGVVEYPVLSGLVIWLGALLVDTDAGFLAASALLMAPFGLAVAWWLGRLSGWRALLWALGPPLVLYAFHNWDLPAVACSVAAVFVVHRWTSVPLRRRAMLGAVLLGAGFAFKIYPGLFVLPLALHVLTSGSRRFDVKGALQVVGVAAATVVAANLPFALAGFRGWLASFQFQSDRQIDLSTNSIWYWGFRAYTGSDEFQAVMGVVSPVLMLLSFALACWLGWRGYVRTGRYPWIQVSAAMLCGFLLLHKVHSPQYTLWLLPFFVLVSVRWEWIAAYLLADAAMGISIFRWLYLAMEGEPSGIHDGFTAQALMIGIWGRAALLVGLFAAFLAARSPVDDDERRGPAAVDGLAARTVALPGPGRRRRGGAGRAG, via the coding sequence ATGGCGGGCCTGGTCGCGTTGTGCCTGCTCACGGCCGCGACCATGTTCCTCGGGTACGCCAACAAGGAGCGCTGCACGGGGCCGGAGTTCAACGAGTGGGGCCGGTCCGGGCCCGCCTACCAGGAGCGCTCCTACGGCGAGGTCTGCTACTCCGACATCCAGAACCTCTGGATCGGGCGGGACATCGACCGGCACACCTTCCCCTACGTCCACGGCGGGATCGACGAGGACGGTTCGCTCTACGGCGGTGTCGTCGAGTACCCGGTGCTGTCGGGCCTGGTGATCTGGCTCGGGGCGCTGCTCGTGGATACCGACGCCGGGTTCCTGGCGGCGTCCGCGCTGCTCATGGCGCCCTTCGGGCTGGCAGTCGCGTGGTGGCTGGGCCGGTTGAGCGGCTGGCGGGCGCTGCTGTGGGCGCTGGGCCCGCCGCTGGTGCTCTACGCGTTCCACAACTGGGACCTGCCCGCGGTGGCCTGTTCGGTGGCGGCGGTGTTCGTGGTGCACCGGTGGACGTCGGTGCCGTTGCGCAGGCGGGCGATGCTCGGCGCCGTGCTGCTGGGGGCGGGGTTCGCGTTCAAGATCTATCCGGGGCTGTTCGTGCTCCCATTGGCGCTGCACGTGCTCACCAGCGGTTCCAGGCGGTTCGACGTCAAGGGCGCGTTGCAGGTCGTGGGGGTCGCGGCGGCCACCGTCGTCGCCGCGAACCTGCCGTTCGCGCTGGCCGGGTTCCGGGGCTGGCTGGCGTCGTTCCAGTTCCAGTCCGACCGCCAGATCGACCTCAGCACGAACTCGATCTGGTACTGGGGCTTTCGCGCCTACACCGGCAGCGACGAGTTCCAGGCGGTCATGGGTGTGGTCTCGCCCGTGCTGATGCTGCTGTCGTTCGCGCTGGCGTGCTGGCTCGGCTGGCGCGGATACGTCCGCACCGGCCGATATCCGTGGATCCAGGTGTCGGCGGCGATGCTCTGCGGGTTCCTGTTGCTGCACAAGGTGCACTCGCCGCAGTACACGCTGTGGCTGCTGCCGTTCTTCGTGCTGGTGTCGGTGCGGTGGGAGTGGATCGCGGCTTACCTGCTGGCGGACGCGGCGATGGGGATCAGCATCTTCCGCTGGCTGTACCTGGCCATGGAGGGCGAGCCCAGCGGTATCCACGACGGCTTCACCGCGCAGGCGCTGATGATCGGCATCTGGGGCCGCGCCGCGCTGCTGGTCGGGCTGTTCGCGGCGTTCCTGGCGGCGCGCAGCCCGGTCGACGACGACGAGCGCCGAGGTCCGGCGGCCGTGGACGGCCTGGCGGCTAGGACGGTTGCCCTGCCGGGACCCGGTCGGCGCCGTCGCGGTGGCGCAGGCCGGGCAGGGTGA
- a CDS encoding glycosyltransferase family 87 protein codes for MSTSPENARTETSEPVSAAVDGDSLGPADRVAPTWTESVAMRLSRPFGGPLGRHAQVGRQWFWTPLRVVLLLATLTLAAGFLFKAPCLQTYDTKNGPQLDWRNSRQYTAMCYTDIIPRYGMGDLAPDGVFPYKTAWLEKTGTPQEKVRYMEYPVLTGLFQWVNAKIADGWSTLASMGWLPAMMITVLYFNVSVFWLTAAWLTTVWALVALCRRRVWDAALAAVSPLAFVHVFTNFDALATAFGTAGLLAWSRRRPVLAGVLIGLGGAAKLYPLFFLGPLLVLCLRSGRLREGMRTLLAAAVSWLAVNLPILLLYPAGWREFFHLNAERPADPDSLYNAVSYFTGWPGFDGPLASGQTPVVLNLVSGALFVLACAGIAWLALAAPVRPRLAQLCFLVVAVFLLTNKVWSPQYSLWLVPLAVLAIPRWRLMLSWMLLDALVWAPRMYYYLGTGNKGLPEGWFLGAVVLRDAVVVALCVLVVREVLDPARDRVRTALALRGGRTASVVDDPCGGFLDGARDRFTLPGLRHRDGADRVPAGQPS; via the coding sequence GTGTCCACCTCGCCCGAGAACGCCCGCACCGAGACGTCCGAGCCCGTGAGCGCGGCTGTGGACGGCGACTCGCTCGGTCCGGCGGACCGGGTGGCCCCGACCTGGACCGAGTCGGTCGCCATGCGCCTGAGCAGGCCGTTCGGCGGGCCGCTCGGCAGGCACGCCCAGGTCGGCAGGCAGTGGTTCTGGACACCGCTGCGGGTGGTGCTGCTGCTCGCGACGCTCACCCTCGCCGCGGGCTTCCTGTTCAAGGCGCCGTGCCTGCAGACCTACGACACCAAGAACGGCCCGCAGCTCGACTGGCGCAACAGCCGCCAGTACACGGCGATGTGCTACACCGACATCATCCCGCGCTACGGCATGGGCGACCTCGCGCCGGACGGCGTCTTCCCGTACAAGACGGCATGGCTGGAGAAGACGGGCACCCCGCAGGAGAAGGTCCGGTACATGGAGTACCCGGTGCTCACCGGGCTGTTCCAGTGGGTCAACGCCAAGATCGCCGACGGCTGGTCGACGCTGGCGAGCATGGGCTGGCTGCCGGCCATGATGATCACCGTCCTGTACTTCAACGTCAGCGTCTTCTGGCTGACCGCGGCGTGGCTGACGACGGTGTGGGCCCTGGTCGCGCTGTGCCGCAGACGGGTGTGGGACGCCGCGCTGGCCGCGGTCAGCCCGCTGGCGTTCGTGCACGTCTTCACCAACTTCGACGCCCTGGCGACCGCGTTCGGCACCGCCGGGCTGCTGGCGTGGTCGCGGCGCAGACCGGTGCTGGCGGGCGTGCTGATCGGTCTGGGCGGGGCGGCGAAGCTCTACCCGCTGTTCTTCCTCGGCCCGCTGCTGGTGCTGTGCCTGCGTTCCGGGCGGCTGCGCGAAGGGATGCGCACGCTGCTCGCGGCCGCGGTGAGCTGGCTGGCGGTGAACCTGCCGATCCTGCTGCTCTACCCGGCCGGATGGCGGGAGTTCTTCCACCTCAACGCCGAACGCCCGGCCGACCCGGACTCCCTCTACAACGCGGTGTCCTACTTCACCGGCTGGCCCGGCTTCGACGGGCCGCTGGCTTCCGGCCAGACGCCGGTCGTGCTCAACCTCGTCAGCGGGGCGCTGTTCGTGCTGGCCTGCGCCGGCATCGCCTGGCTGGCGCTGGCCGCCCCGGTGCGCCCGCGGCTCGCGCAGCTCTGCTTCCTGGTGGTCGCGGTGTTCCTGCTGACCAACAAGGTGTGGAGCCCGCAGTACTCGCTGTGGCTGGTGCCGCTGGCGGTGCTGGCGATCCCGCGCTGGCGGCTGATGCTGTCGTGGATGCTCCTCGACGCGCTGGTGTGGGCGCCGCGCATGTACTACTACCTCGGCACCGGCAACAAGGGCCTGCCCGAGGGCTGGTTCCTCGGCGCGGTGGTCCTGCGGGACGCGGTGGTCGTCGCCCTGTGCGTGCTCGTCGTCCGCGAGGTCCTCGACCCCGCCCGCGACCGCGTCCGCACCGCGCTGGCGTTGCGCGGAGGCCGCACCGCGTCCGTCGTCGACGATCCGTGCGGCGGGTTCCTTGACGGCGCGCGGGACCGCTTCACCCTGCCCGGCCTGCGCCACCGCGACGGCGCCGACCGGGTCCCGGCAGGGCAACCGTCCTAG